The proteins below come from a single Methanospirillum lacunae genomic window:
- a CDS encoding serpin family protein, whose protein sequence is MAVTGENTLPDNISHQTDFSLEQYNDLNTEPAQIVADLNNRFASDLYLNLSHSPDYTGKNIFFSPLSISSAGALTYEGARGKTADEIRAVFHFPENSSILRKGYAGVNPGSPGPTVYSANALWAEKTHQFLPEYIALSRDYYSANVTNLDFVNKSGESRDVINGWVAEKTNNKIRDLVSPASVNSATDLVITNAMYFNDSWLSGFDKGQEQEFRVEPGKTVPIQMMEKTGSDQKFMYTDTGELQALDIPYQSGNGTRLSMLVLLPKEDNITPAEKVLRTGNLSSVTGALRPTDVIIYFPKFRLETEYQLPDLLKKMGMNTAFTPDADFSGMDGAQDLFINDFIHKAFVDVNEQGTEASAATVVSMNEMAIPDRNKESPVVFKADHPFIFMIRDDKSGAILFMGRVMNPAGAPLENLTSDA, encoded by the coding sequence ATGGCAGTCACCGGTGAAAACACATTACCGGACAATATAAGCCATCAAACCGACTTTTCACTGGAGCAATACAATGATCTCAATACTGAACCGGCTCAAATCGTTGCTGACCTAAACAACAGGTTTGCATCAGATCTCTATCTGAATCTGTCTCATAGCCCGGATTATACCGGGAAAAATATCTTCTTCTCGCCACTCAGCATCTCATCTGCCGGAGCTTTGACATACGAAGGTGCCAGGGGAAAGACAGCAGATGAGATTCGTGCTGTCTTTCATTTCCCGGAAAATTCGTCAATCCTCCGGAAGGGATATGCAGGAGTAAATCCTGGAAGTCCTGGGCCCACAGTCTATTCTGCAAATGCTCTCTGGGCAGAAAAGACACACCAGTTTCTTCCTGAATATATCGCTCTATCCAGGGACTATTACAGTGCAAATGTTACAAACCTTGATTTTGTGAATAAATCAGGAGAATCACGGGATGTTATCAATGGTTGGGTGGCTGAAAAGACAAACAACAAGATCCGGGACCTTGTATCACCGGCATCGGTGAATTCTGCGACAGATTTGGTCATTACAAACGCCATGTACTTCAATGATTCGTGGCTTTCAGGGTTTGACAAGGGCCAGGAGCAGGAGTTCAGAGTTGAACCGGGAAAAACGGTTCCGATTCAGATGATGGAAAAGACCGGATCTGATCAGAAGTTCATGTACACAGATACCGGAGAACTCCAGGCTCTTGACATTCCATACCAGTCAGGAAACGGTACCCGGTTGTCAATGCTCGTTCTTCTGCCAAAAGAAGATAATATTACACCAGCTGAAAAAGTCCTGAGAACAGGAAACCTCTCTTCAGTGACCGGGGCATTACGCCCGACTGATGTTATCATATACTTCCCAAAATTCAGGCTTGAGACAGAATACCAACTCCCGGATCTTCTGAAAAAAATGGGGATGAATACAGCATTTACACCGGATGCAGACTTTTCCGGGATGGATGGAGCACAGGATCTGTTTATCAACGATTTTATTCACAAGGCCTTTGTAGATGTGAACGAACAGGGAACTGAAGCATCAGCAGCAACGGTTGTCTCCATGAATGAGATGGCAATCCCTGATAGAAATAAAGAGAGTCCGGTAGTGTTTAAGGCAGACCATCCGTTTATCTTCATGATCAGAGATGACAAATCCGGGGCCATTCTCTTTATGGGAAGGGTAATGAACCCTGCCGGAGCACCTTTGGAGAATCTGACATCAGAT
- a CDS encoding MarR family winged helix-turn-helix transcriptional regulator, producing MSKKQDIDDHGEEIELLNEGLMEFFDRFSSWESSVIEAGHLKISEAHAIEVLGHHGRMNMKDLAGKLGITTGTTTVTVDKLERGGFARRVRAENDRRSYIIELTEKGEDTFQEHHRHHLNLATEIASILGKEETISFTSILQKINENI from the coding sequence ATGTCAAAAAAACAAGATATCGATGATCATGGTGAAGAGATCGAACTTCTGAATGAAGGCCTTATGGAGTTTTTTGATCGGTTTTCTTCCTGGGAATCGTCAGTGATTGAAGCCGGGCATCTGAAGATCTCTGAGGCTCATGCAATAGAGGTTCTGGGACATCATGGCAGGATGAATATGAAAGATCTTGCCGGAAAACTCGGGATCACGACCGGAACAACGACGGTTACTGTTGACAAACTTGAGCGTGGCGGGTTTGCCAGGAGGGTCAGGGCAGAGAATGATCGTCGGTCGTATATCATTGAACTGACTGAGAAAGGTGAAGATACATTCCAGGAACATCACCGGCATCATCTGAACTTGGCTACAGAGATCGCGTCAATACTTGGAAAAGAAGAGACTATCTCGTTTACTTCGATTCTTCAAAAAATAAATGAAAATATTTGA
- a CDS encoding GNAT family N-acetyltransferase — MTDIVYNEEKKDLPIDQLHSLFMSAGWIREPETEEMISHFNLPFINSTLVISAWHEDKLVGVVRVLSDKIIRSAIHDLVVDPEFQCRGIAKELLTRCVQTYPKSEWIVQTNAENVEYFLKNGFIRYPRNVLFRPSAWDQEYEMSM, encoded by the coding sequence ATGACAGATATTGTATATAATGAGGAAAAAAAGGATCTTCCAATAGATCAACTGCATTCACTATTCATGTCAGCAGGCTGGATCAGGGAACCTGAAACAGAGGAGATGATATCCCATTTTAATCTGCCATTTATCAATTCAACACTCGTCATATCAGCATGGCATGAGGATAAACTCGTCGGAGTAGTGAGGGTTCTCTCTGATAAAATTATCAGATCAGCAATTCATGACCTGGTCGTTGATCCAGAATTCCAATGCAGAGGAATTGCAAAAGAACTGCTTACCCGATGTGTTCAAACATATCCAAAATCAGAGTGGATAGTTCAAACTAATGCTGAAAATGTTGAGTATTTTCTGAAAAATGGTTTTATCCGGTATCCAAGAAATGTGCTTTTCAGACCTTCAGCATGGGATCAGGAATATGAGATGAGTATGTAA
- a CDS encoding ATP-binding cassette domain-containing protein, with protein MTPIIKTFNLTKIFGSNTAVNSISLEVHKGEVFGLLGPNGAGKTTFLSMLCTILKPTSGTAVINGYDIVQDSAMVRRSIGIVFQDPSVDTDMTSRENLQMHADLYDVPVSEQASRIQEVLTLVQLEDRADDFLNTYSGGMRRRLEIARGLLHYPRVLFLDEPTIGLDPQSREHIWSYIRQLREREDMTLILTTHYMEEADELCDRIAIIDHGSIVALDTPSALKQTVGCEMILLKTEEPEKLQSLLAYIPEIDTIRVIDDEVRISIPNADDELPRIMEIAFREGVHMSSVHLSRPDMNDVFMHYTGREIREEGPESVSRMRMMRRRSRR; from the coding sequence ATGACACCAATTATCAAAACATTCAACCTAACAAAAATATTTGGATCTAATACGGCTGTCAATTCCATATCGCTTGAGGTTCACAAAGGCGAGGTCTTCGGTCTCCTTGGCCCGAATGGAGCAGGAAAAACGACCTTCCTTTCCATGCTCTGTACGATTCTCAAGCCAACATCGGGCACGGCTGTCATTAACGGGTATGATATCGTCCAGGACAGTGCCATGGTCAGACGATCGATTGGAATTGTCTTCCAGGATCCCAGTGTTGATACAGACATGACATCACGGGAAAACCTGCAGATGCATGCCGATCTCTACGATGTCCCGGTATCAGAGCAGGCTTCAAGGATACAGGAGGTACTGACACTTGTCCAGCTCGAAGACCGGGCCGATGACTTTCTCAATACATATTCCGGAGGAATGAGACGCCGTCTTGAGATTGCCAGGGGATTATTACATTATCCACGGGTCCTTTTCCTTGACGAACCAACCATCGGGCTTGATCCCCAGAGCAGGGAACACATCTGGTCATACATCAGACAACTTCGGGAACGTGAGGATATGACCCTTATTCTCACAACCCATTACATGGAAGAGGCAGACGAACTCTGTGACCGGATAGCCATTATCGATCATGGATCCATTGTAGCCCTGGATACGCCATCTGCCCTGAAACAGACTGTTGGATGTGAGATGATTCTTCTCAAAACAGAAGAACCTGAAAAGCTTCAGAGTCTCCTTGCGTACATCCCGGAGATCGATACAATCAGGGTAATTGATGATGAAGTGAGGATATCAATTCCCAATGCTGATGATGAACTTCCCAGGATCATGGAGATTGCCTTCAGGGAAGGAGTTCACATGAGTTCTGTCCATCTTTCACGTCCTGACATGAACGACGTTTTCATGCATTACACAGGAAGGGAGATCAGGGAGGAAGGTCCTGAATCAGTCAGCAGAATGAGAATGATGAGACGGAGGAGCAGACGATGA
- a CDS encoding ABC transporter permease, translating into MSEFRGIYTLWLREVKKFVREKSRLVNAFVQPLLWLFIFGTGMRFSATVPGVNYQEFIFPGLVCQAMLFTAMFLGIHIIWDREFGFLKEILVSPLSRPSIFLGKMLGVSTDVMIQGIIIFPFAFLIGAHISIVVFFLTLPVMLLITFGLVCIGLTFASLMKSFEGFGLVQTFINMPMFFLSGALFPLNNVPQWLQVVSLVNPLTYGVDALRTVMIGPSWVGIAPISVDLAVLFVFDAIMFTCGTWAFSRTD; encoded by the coding sequence ATGAGCGAATTTCGTGGAATCTACACCCTCTGGCTTCGTGAGGTCAAGAAATTTGTCAGGGAAAAATCACGCCTCGTGAATGCATTTGTCCAGCCACTGCTCTGGCTCTTCATCTTCGGGACTGGGATGAGGTTTTCGGCAACTGTGCCCGGAGTGAACTACCAGGAGTTTATTTTTCCCGGCCTTGTCTGTCAGGCAATGCTGTTCACTGCAATGTTTCTTGGAATCCACATAATCTGGGACCGGGAATTCGGGTTTTTAAAAGAGATCCTGGTCTCCCCGTTATCACGTCCATCAATATTTCTTGGAAAGATGCTTGGTGTCAGCACCGATGTTATGATACAAGGAATTATAATCTTTCCATTTGCTTTTCTCATCGGGGCACATATTAGTATTGTAGTTTTTTTCCTGACCCTTCCGGTGATGCTCCTTATCACCTTCGGACTGGTCTGTATCGGCCTTACATTTGCAAGCCTGATGAAAAGTTTCGAAGGATTCGGTCTTGTACAGACGTTTATCAACATGCCGATGTTTTTTTTGAGTGGTGCATTATTTCCACTTAACAATGTTCCACAATGGCTTCAGGTCGTGAGTCTGGTAAACCCGCTTACTTATGGTGTTGATGCCCTGAGAACAGTTATGATCGGCCCTTCATGGGTCGGGATAGCCCCAATATCTGTTGATCTTGCAGTCCTGTTCGTCTTTGACGCAATCATGTTTACATGCGGGACCTGGGCATTTAGCAGGACTGATTAA
- a CDS encoding heavy metal translocating P-type ATPase — protein MKIFEKILGRPGCSSDDCLSGSCCNHHESEPSNHNTCDSACGCTHEFDSQTIRPLLIRTFIAGICVCFAILSEVGFIAIWEIGTAAAIIALLLTAYPILKEAVTGLLGGERNVCELASIAIVAAVAIGEFTAAAEVAIILTIGELAEDYAYSRSKRDIEGIVTRNPRFGHIIKSGEVVEVPVHEIAIGDVVMVRSGDIVPVDGVVTEGTSFLDESCLTGESLPVAKEKESLVYSGSTNLDGTLIIKTTKVAGDSTYSRIAELIRQAGQRRPPSHPFIDRFARVYSPLMIILAIIVFVLTGSIIRAITVLIVACPCALLLATPSAVLATLGSAAKSGILIKGGEFLEVCRNVTVLVLDKTGTITSGNMAVSEVIACGSYSRDDVLLFAATAECSSSHPIAKAVVSTAIDNGLSIACTGYAQQVAGLGIEDIQQDHKILVGNRRFMESKGIDTSLILSKARDDMSGTSEILVVCDTFLIGILYVSDTIRPESSAVFAKIRQLGINKIEMLTGDNQVVAEQIGQQCGIEPGSVHSGMYPGDKEAYVSKLQKRGEVVCFVGDGTNDGPALARSDLGISIGSREDTIALETSSVILMQRGLSALPEFIQLGRRTSSIIIMNICIALGLNLLLIIAAGYGLISPAVGAIGHQVATIVVLLNSTRLAYNPGIKLDNPDVRAKIRNNPNPGVSV, from the coding sequence ATGAAAATATTTGAAAAAATCCTGGGACGGCCTGGGTGCAGTTCTGATGACTGTTTATCAGGAAGCTGCTGCAATCATCATGAAAGTGAACCATCCAATCACAATACCTGCGATTCAGCATGTGGATGTACTCATGAGTTTGATTCACAGACAATCCGCCCATTACTCATCCGTACATTCATCGCCGGAATCTGTGTCTGTTTTGCAATCCTTTCAGAGGTTGGGTTCATTGCAATTTGGGAAATTGGAACTGCCGCTGCGATCATCGCTCTCCTCCTGACAGCCTATCCAATCCTTAAGGAGGCAGTGACCGGACTCCTTGGTGGTGAGCGGAATGTCTGCGAACTCGCGAGTATTGCCATAGTTGCTGCTGTTGCAATAGGAGAATTTACTGCTGCAGCAGAGGTTGCGATTATCCTGACAATTGGTGAACTGGCTGAAGATTATGCATACTCCCGGTCAAAACGTGATATTGAGGGAATCGTAACCCGGAACCCCAGGTTTGGCCACATTATTAAAAGTGGCGAAGTAGTTGAAGTTCCGGTTCATGAGATCGCCATCGGTGATGTGGTGATGGTCAGATCCGGTGATATTGTTCCTGTTGATGGTGTTGTGACCGAAGGAACCTCGTTTCTTGATGAGTCCTGCCTTACCGGTGAGAGTCTTCCGGTTGCAAAGGAAAAGGAGAGTCTCGTATATTCAGGAAGTACTAACCTTGATGGAACGTTGATTATCAAAACTACAAAGGTTGCCGGTGATTCAACCTACTCCCGGATTGCAGAACTCATACGGCAGGCAGGTCAGAGGAGACCGCCGTCTCATCCGTTTATCGATCGGTTTGCACGGGTATATTCACCTCTCATGATTATTCTGGCAATAATTGTCTTTGTCCTGACCGGGAGTATCATCAGGGCAATCACTGTGCTCATCGTTGCATGCCCGTGTGCCCTGTTGCTTGCGACACCGTCTGCAGTTCTGGCAACTCTCGGTTCTGCTGCGAAATCAGGAATTCTTATCAAGGGTGGTGAATTCCTGGAAGTCTGCAGGAATGTAACAGTCCTGGTTCTTGATAAAACCGGGACGATTACAAGCGGAAACATGGCTGTATCAGAGGTTATTGCATGTGGTTCGTACTCCCGTGATGATGTCCTGTTGTTTGCTGCAACTGCAGAATGTTCTTCATCACATCCGATTGCAAAGGCAGTCGTTTCTACAGCGATAGATAACGGGCTATCCATTGCCTGCACCGGTTATGCCCAGCAGGTTGCGGGTCTCGGGATTGAGGACATCCAGCAGGATCATAAAATTCTTGTTGGAAATCGCAGATTCATGGAGAGCAAAGGGATTGATACATCTCTCATCCTGTCAAAAGCCCGGGATGATATGAGTGGAACCAGTGAGATCCTTGTTGTATGTGACACGTTCCTGATTGGAATTCTGTATGTTTCAGATACCATACGCCCCGAGTCTTCTGCAGTATTTGCAAAAATCAGGCAGCTTGGAATCAACAAAATCGAGATGCTCACCGGTGATAATCAGGTTGTTGCTGAACAGATCGGACAGCAGTGTGGAATCGAACCGGGATCAGTTCATTCAGGCATGTATCCCGGAGATAAAGAAGCCTATGTCTCAAAACTACAGAAGAGAGGGGAAGTTGTCTGTTTTGTTGGTGACGGAACAAATGACGGGCCTGCACTTGCACGCTCTGATCTCGGGATAAGTATCGGATCCCGGGAAGATACCATCGCTCTTGAGACATCCAGTGTCATTCTGATGCAGCGGGGACTTTCTGCATTGCCAGAATTTATTCAACTTGGAAGGCGGACGAGTTCAATAATTATAATGAACATTTGTATTGCACTTGGTCTGAATCTTCTGCTGATTATCGCAGCAGGGTATGGTCTGATATCTCCGGCTGTCGGTGCCATTGGTCATCAGGTTGCAACCATCGTGGTTTTACTGAACTCGACACGGCTTGCGTACAATCCGGGGATCAAGTTGGATAATCCAGATGTTCGTGCAAAAATCAGGAATAATCCCAATCCCGGTGTATCGGTATAA
- a CDS encoding PadR family transcriptional regulator, translated as MSGISNMEAALLGLLSIKPMYPYEIEKCVVEQDMRYWTEISISSIYKVLEKLEKKFLVDVNLSVTESNKVKKTYTLTEKGAQELKNHITGIMSELEISIYQIDLALANLHILTPAEVNSALNAYLASIDTRLACYGELETYLLDHGCKIGNIHLARRRQHLIKAEREWALRFIDEYNAAHDYIPENETGQGSGQRK; from the coding sequence ATGAGTGGAATCTCAAACATGGAAGCTGCCCTATTGGGGTTACTTTCCATAAAACCAATGTATCCATACGAGATTGAGAAATGCGTTGTGGAACAGGATATGCGATACTGGACTGAGATATCCATCTCCTCTATTTACAAGGTCCTTGAAAAACTGGAAAAAAAATTTCTTGTCGATGTCAATCTCTCGGTTACCGAGTCAAACAAAGTAAAGAAAACCTATACTCTGACAGAAAAAGGTGCACAAGAACTCAAAAATCATATCACCGGGATTATGTCTGAACTGGAGATCTCGATATACCAGATTGATCTTGCTCTGGCAAATCTTCACATCCTTACTCCGGCTGAAGTAAATTCAGCATTGAACGCGTATCTCGCCTCTATTGACACCAGACTGGCCTGTTATGGTGAACTTGAAACCTATCTCCTCGATCACGGATGTAAAATCGGTAATATTCACCTTGCCCGCAGAAGACAACATCTCATCAAGGCTGAGCGGGAATGGGCTCTCCGGTTTATTGATGAGTATAATGCTGCACACGATTATATTCCTGAAAATGAGACCGGGCAGGGTTCAGGTCAGAGGAAATGA